The Deltaproteobacteria bacterium genome includes a window with the following:
- a CDS encoding methylmalonyl-CoA mutase family protein, giving the protein MSGYSREAIEALLKKKETWTVTELREALNRMPERPVPFTTLSDVPVDRLYGPWNQASSDYERDLGFPGQFPYTRGIHPSGYRGKNWTTRIFSGFGTASQTNERYHYLLKNGQMGLSVAFHLPTLMGLDSDDPRSAGEVGKCGVAMDSLRDMETLFSGIPMGDITTSMTTNAPAAIVFSFFLAAAEKQGVPWTKLGGTTQNDVLKEFIAQKTWIFPPRPAMRLVTDMITFCREAVPKWNTISISGYHIREAGSTAAQELAFTLYDGLEYVRHCVEAGLDVDSFAPRLSFFFNSHSDFFEEIAKMRAARRMWAKIMKERFGAKDVRSMQLRFHTQTAGCSLTAQQPYNNIVRTALQALAGVLGGTQSLHTNSMDETLGLPTEQAVTIALRTQQIIAEETGVTNTIDPLGGSWFVETLTDEMESQAWAYVERLDSMGGMIPAIEKGYTQQEIHKAALRYHEQVEKGEKTIVGVTKYVQHDEKCPIEILDIPETIEREQVESLRDLRQARDNNAVQTTLKRLKKVCEGNQNVMPPILDCVRSYATLGEIVGTMKEVFGEYRDPGYY; this is encoded by the coding sequence ATGTCTGGCTACTCACGCGAAGCTATCGAAGCACTTTTGAAAAAAAAGGAAACCTGGACTGTTACTGAGCTAAGAGAAGCTCTGAACCGTATGCCGGAACGGCCGGTACCATTTACTACGCTCAGTGATGTCCCGGTTGACCGGTTGTATGGGCCCTGGAACCAGGCTTCCAGTGACTACGAACGCGACCTGGGTTTTCCCGGCCAGTTTCCGTATACCCGTGGAATTCACCCATCCGGTTACCGTGGAAAGAACTGGACTACCCGCATATTTTCCGGTTTCGGGACTGCCAGCCAGACAAATGAGCGATACCACTACCTCTTGAAAAACGGGCAGATGGGGCTGTCGGTAGCGTTTCATCTCCCGACGCTGATGGGGCTCGATTCGGATGATCCGCGTTCGGCCGGCGAGGTGGGCAAGTGCGGTGTAGCGATGGACTCCCTGCGCGACATGGAAACCCTTTTCAGCGGTATTCCGATGGGGGATATAACGACTTCGATGACGACCAATGCTCCGGCGGCGATCGTGTTCTCATTTTTTCTGGCAGCGGCAGAAAAGCAGGGCGTTCCGTGGACAAAACTCGGTGGGACGACCCAGAACGACGTACTTAAAGAGTTCATTGCGCAAAAGACATGGATATTTCCGCCGCGGCCTGCGATGCGCCTTGTTACCGACATGATTACATTTTGCCGTGAAGCGGTGCCCAAGTGGAACACGATTTCTATTTCGGGTTACCACATTCGCGAAGCAGGTTCGACGGCGGCGCAGGAGCTCGCCTTTACGCTCTACGATGGCCTGGAATATGTCCGCCACTGCGTGGAGGCGGGACTGGATGTGGACAGCTTCGCTCCGCGGCTCAGTTTCTTTTTTAACTCCCATTCGGATTTCTTCGAGGAAATTGCCAAAATGCGCGCCGCACGCCGTATGTGGGCAAAGATAATGAAGGAACGTTTTGGAGCGAAGGATGTGCGGTCAATGCAGCTCCGGTTTCATACGCAAACGGCTGGCTGCTCGCTGACTGCCCAGCAACCATATAACAACATTGTCCGGACGGCGCTGCAGGCGCTTGCGGGGGTGCTTGGCGGCACCCAGTCGCTTCATACCAACTCAATGGATGAAACACTTGGGTTGCCGACCGAACAGGCGGTCACTATCGCCCTCCGCACCCAGCAGATCATTGCCGAGGAGACGGGGGTCACCAATACGATTGATCCACTGGGAGGAAGCTGGTTTGTGGAAACGCTGACCGACGAGATGGAGTCACAAGCATGGGCTTATGTCGAACGGCTGGATTCCATGGGTGGAATGATTCCGGCCATTGAGAAAGGCTACACCCAGCAGGAAATACACAAGGCAGCACTCCGGTATCATGAGCAGGTGGAAAAGGGTGAAAAGACCATTGTCGGCGTCACGAAATACGTCCAGCACGATGAGAAATGCCCAATAGAGATACTCGATATTCCGGAAACCATCGAGCGTGAGCAGGTGGAATCGCTCAGGGACCTGAGGCAGGCCCGAGATAATAACGCAGTCCAAACTACACTTAAGCGGCTCAAGAAGGTGTGTGAGGGCAATCAGAATGTCATGCCTCCCATTCTTGACTGCGTGCGGAGTTATGCGACTTTGGGCGAAATCGTCGGCACCATGAAAGAAGTATTCGGCGAGTACCGCGACCCGGGTTACTACTGA
- the mnhG gene encoding monovalent cation/H(+) antiporter subunit G: MTELAYSGFEWAAALFTLAGSFFFLAGAIAIFRLPDFYCRMHGPTKAVTLGLMLVGTGALLRSIEGASAHWPKDLILVIFLFITAPVSAQLLMRAACARREVQTGTARGLPPLQDVEHVEETGELVKALVHEKYKNNSPD, translated from the coding sequence ATGACTGAACTGGCCTATTCCGGGTTCGAATGGGCGGCCGCCCTGTTTACGCTGGCGGGATCGTTTTTCTTCCTGGCGGGAGCTATTGCCATCTTCCGGTTACCGGACTTCTACTGCCGCATGCATGGGCCTACCAAGGCGGTCACTCTAGGTCTTATGCTGGTCGGAACCGGAGCCCTGCTTCGGTCCATTGAAGGTGCCAGCGCCCACTGGCCCAAAGATCTGATACTGGTCATCTTCCTGTTTATTACTGCCCCGGTGAGCGCGCAGCTACTGATGCGTGCGGCCTGTGCACGCCGGGAGGTGCAAACCGGAACCGCTCGCGGCCTGCCGCCACTCCAAGATGTGGAGCATGTGGAAGAAACCGGCGAACTGGTCAAGGCACTGGTTCACGAGAAATACAAAAACAACAGCCCTGACTGA
- the truB gene encoding tRNA pseudouridine(55) synthase TruB, whose product MTSFAVVKAVKKIFKVKKVGHTGTLDPFATGVLPVCLNKATRFASIVTDLDKTYRGVIRLGAESDTYDRTGSVKVHEGVRLPDRLEVDAALGSFRGKILQEPPLFSAVKVEGKPLYERARAGETFDMSQKVREVTLYDVRVNSYAPPMLDLTIRCSKGTYLRSIAHDLGRKLGTGGLLESLVREAVGPLTLERSFSLSELDAEVGPLDVGSAPSMYAKWFFPADELLEAIPEIQVNRADFLELSDGRITDPDVLIALAKEKNLARAVETLEAGGAIRASDSAGRGTVLIECQYPEGRKTGQKFLKPFRVLSRGERLF is encoded by the coding sequence ATGACCTCCTTTGCCGTCGTTAAGGCAGTAAAAAAGATATTCAAGGTCAAGAAGGTCGGCCATACCGGAACTCTGGACCCCTTCGCTACGGGTGTGCTTCCGGTATGTCTGAATAAGGCTACCCGGTTTGCCAGCATCGTAACGGACCTGGATAAGACTTACCGCGGCGTGATCCGTCTGGGTGCGGAGTCTGATACCTATGACCGGACAGGTTCAGTAAAAGTGCATGAAGGGGTAAGGCTGCCTGATCGTTTAGAAGTGGATGCCGCACTGGGATCTTTTCGGGGAAAGATCCTTCAGGAGCCACCACTGTTCTCAGCCGTCAAGGTAGAAGGAAAGCCGCTCTATGAGCGTGCCCGCGCGGGAGAAACCTTCGACATGTCGCAGAAGGTGCGTGAGGTGACACTCTATGATGTCCGGGTGAATTCGTATGCCCCTCCGATGCTGGATCTGACCATCCGATGTTCGAAAGGAACCTATCTCCGGTCCATTGCCCATGATCTAGGCAGGAAACTGGGAACCGGGGGGCTTCTGGAAAGTCTGGTGAGGGAGGCCGTGGGGCCTTTGACCCTGGAACGGAGTTTTTCACTGAGCGAACTCGATGCAGAAGTCGGTCCACTTGATGTGGGATCAGCTCCATCGATGTATGCAAAATGGTTTTTTCCCGCGGACGAACTTCTCGAGGCAATACCTGAAATTCAGGTGAACCGGGCAGATTTTCTGGAGCTGTCCGATGGGCGGATTACGGACCCTGACGTACTGATCGCACTGGCGAAGGAGAAAAACCTCGCTCGCGCCGTGGAAACGCTGGAAGCGGGGGGCGCTATTCGGGCAAGTGACAGTGCCGGGCGAGGTACGGTCCTGATTGAATGCCAGTATCCTGAGGGCCGAAAAACCGGCCAGAAATTCTTAAAGCCATTTCGTGTGCTCTCGCGTGGAGAGCGACTTTTCTGA
- a CDS encoding nuclear transport factor 2 family protein — protein sequence MPLAKEFSDQQNLRIVKDFFSLTESLDLDRAMGFFSENAVYHNIPLPPARGKRQVERTLRSMMQYVTGFEVQMLHIAAGDGAVLTERIDRITVGPIRIELPVSGTFEIKDGQITAWRDYFDLIQMFRLMMPSLGEVAARSLKGFLPSR from the coding sequence GTGCCCTTAGCAAAAGAGTTCAGTGACCAGCAGAATCTGCGTATCGTCAAGGACTTTTTCAGCCTGACAGAATCGCTTGACCTCGACCGGGCGATGGGATTCTTCTCTGAGAACGCCGTTTATCACAATATTCCATTACCGCCCGCTCGCGGGAAGCGCCAAGTGGAACGTACACTCCGGAGCATGATGCAGTATGTAACCGGTTTTGAAGTCCAGATGCTTCATATCGCCGCTGGCGACGGCGCGGTGCTCACCGAGCGCATCGACAGGATTACTGTGGGTCCAATCAGGATCGAACTGCCAGTAAGCGGAACTTTTGAAATAAAAGACGGACAAATCACCGCCTGGCGGGACTATTTTGACCTGATCCAAATGTTCCGTCTCATGATGCCGTCACTGGGGGAAGTTGCCGCCCGGAGCCTGAAAGGGTTTCTGCCGTCCCGGTGA
- a CDS encoding NADH-quinone oxidoreductase subunit K translates to MFLALSVFLTTSAGVYLLLDRSMFRVILGVGFVGHATNLIVLASGRWRPRSPIVDETLQAAEMADPLPHAFILTAIVISMAVTIYLMTLMVMNVRTSGLSSIEPAPETDAGRQPDHIRSELEGRTTSADAEGTAA, encoded by the coding sequence ATCTTTCTTGCTCTTTCCGTGTTTCTCACCACGTCGGCAGGTGTATATCTGCTTCTCGACCGGAGCATGTTCCGGGTAATCCTGGGAGTCGGCTTTGTCGGCCATGCGACCAACCTGATAGTTTTGGCCTCCGGGCGCTGGCGGCCAAGGTCGCCCATCGTGGATGAAACCCTCCAGGCGGCGGAAATGGCCGACCCGCTTCCTCACGCCTTCATTCTGACAGCAATCGTCATCTCAATGGCCGTGACCATCTATCTGATGACTCTGATGGTGATGAATGTCCGAACCAGTGGGCTCAGCTCGATTGAACCTGCTCCTGAAACTGATGCGGGCCGACAGCCTGACCATATTCGGTCCGAACTGGAAGGCCGAACCACATCCGCAGATGCAGAAGGTACGGCTGCATGA
- a CDS encoding cation:proton antiporter — protein MLSPITDPVIVFAVVTMLILTTPLLLERYRIPGAIGMLLAGAILGPNALGILARDQSIVLLGTVGLLYIMFAAALEIDLVVLKRSKFHSIVFGVLTFAFPQGLGTLMAHYILGFDWPAAILLASLFASHTLLAYPIVSRLGLAKNQAVTTTLGGTIITDTAALLVLAVIARMTEKGEIDDAFWFQLGVSMSLYVSVILIGLPRLARWFFRNVRPDGPAEFIFVLASVFVAASLSHLAGIEPIVGAFLAGLALNRLIPHDGPLMNRVQFTGEALFIPFFLLSIGMLLDVRVFFSGFRSWAVSIGMLGSVLATKWLAARLSGILFRYSRDEIQVMFGLSVPQAAATLAAVMVGYRIGLFDDAVVNGAIVMMIGTCVYAPLVVDRHGRNLAMLQEDLRPEEDIPPQRILVSMSNAETAVPLLDLAMLIRDATQAQPVYPLTVVHEDSRASENVVYAEKMLARAVMKLTAADVPTRAVTRIDINAAAAIMRARQELRISHVIVGWAGKVSAQNRLFGTVLEKLLDDSEPQLLVARLMHPLNTMTRIVLAIPPRAEREPGFLAVASTVKMIAAKLSCPVVVLGERQAEKVIKRQLGAAKPAAEFKIETIESWNGLQQALADRITSNDLLLLYAPREGSLGWRAALDRMPRQIAERFPDVNFVVSYPPEPAAATMTVAGKAAEVSRLAGLVNPERVIVHAEDTSLQVVLQKLLEKASPGLHLYYPLPDSITHDLLASAVQVTPGVFVVHGDYGALEEPAVLMCSSAGVFEQPASVKGARLVFVVLNPSRLDYARERLDVLADIARSIRSSEAVGRAIAAANAEELMGALGITGTAETLSGSGRQLPPVTAS, from the coding sequence ATGCTTTCCCCTATCACCGATCCGGTGATTGTTTTTGCCGTAGTGACGATGCTTATTCTCACTACGCCCCTGCTGCTGGAGCGTTACCGGATTCCGGGCGCCATCGGCATGTTGCTGGCCGGCGCCATTCTGGGCCCCAATGCCCTCGGGATACTGGCACGCGACCAGTCAATCGTGCTGCTCGGAACGGTCGGCTTGCTGTACATCATGTTCGCAGCTGCACTGGAGATCGACCTCGTTGTCCTCAAGCGGTCGAAATTCCACAGTATCGTTTTCGGGGTGCTGACGTTTGCGTTTCCGCAGGGCCTAGGGACCCTGATGGCCCATTACATCCTGGGATTCGACTGGCCTGCTGCCATCTTGCTTGCCAGTTTGTTCGCGTCCCACACGCTTCTTGCTTATCCGATCGTTAGCCGGCTGGGGCTGGCAAAAAATCAGGCGGTGACGACGACCTTGGGCGGTACGATCATTACGGATACGGCGGCCTTGCTTGTTCTGGCCGTTATCGCCCGGATGACCGAAAAGGGGGAGATAGACGACGCTTTCTGGTTCCAGCTTGGCGTGTCGATGAGTCTTTACGTATCGGTTATCCTGATCGGTCTTCCCAGGCTGGCACGATGGTTTTTCCGCAACGTCCGGCCGGATGGCCCGGCAGAGTTCATTTTCGTCCTAGCCTCGGTGTTTGTGGCGGCCAGTCTTTCTCATCTGGCAGGAATAGAGCCGATTGTCGGAGCATTTCTGGCTGGGCTGGCGCTCAACCGGCTGATTCCGCATGATGGGCCGCTGATGAACCGTGTGCAGTTCACCGGTGAGGCGTTGTTTATCCCGTTTTTCCTGCTTTCTATCGGAATGTTGCTGGATGTGAGGGTATTTTTCAGCGGTTTCCGTTCCTGGGCGGTATCCATAGGAATGCTGGGCTCGGTCCTGGCGACCAAGTGGTTAGCTGCCCGTCTTTCAGGGATTTTGTTCCGGTACAGCCGCGATGAAATCCAGGTGATGTTTGGTCTGAGCGTGCCGCAGGCGGCCGCAACACTGGCGGCAGTGATGGTTGGCTACCGGATAGGACTGTTCGACGATGCGGTGGTGAACGGGGCAATCGTCATGATGATCGGCACCTGTGTTTACGCACCGCTTGTTGTCGACCGGCATGGCCGCAATCTGGCAATGCTGCAGGAGGACCTGCGTCCTGAGGAGGACATCCCGCCCCAGCGGATTCTGGTATCAATGTCCAATGCCGAGACAGCGGTTCCGCTTCTGGACCTTGCCATGCTGATCCGTGATGCCACCCAGGCGCAGCCAGTATATCCGCTTACGGTTGTGCACGAAGACAGCCGGGCCAGTGAAAATGTCGTCTATGCGGAAAAAATGCTCGCCAGAGCGGTGATGAAGCTGACCGCTGCAGACGTTCCGACCCGTGCGGTTACCCGCATTGATATCAATGCGGCGGCCGCCATCATGCGTGCCCGTCAGGAGCTTCGGATATCCCATGTGATTGTTGGGTGGGCCGGAAAGGTATCTGCCCAAAATCGTCTGTTTGGAACTGTGCTGGAGAAGCTTCTTGACGATTCGGAGCCCCAACTGCTGGTCGCCCGCCTGATGCACCCGTTGAACACGATGACCCGGATCGTACTGGCTATTCCGCCCCGTGCCGAGCGTGAGCCCGGCTTTCTGGCTGTAGCCTCCACCGTTAAGATGATCGCCGCCAAGTTGTCCTGTCCTGTAGTTGTTCTGGGGGAAAGGCAGGCGGAAAAGGTAATCAAGCGGCAACTTGGGGCCGCAAAACCGGCGGCGGAGTTCAAGATCGAAACCATCGAATCATGGAATGGGCTCCAGCAGGCACTGGCAGACCGGATTACCTCCAATGATCTCTTGCTGCTGTACGCTCCACGTGAGGGCAGCCTTGGATGGAGGGCGGCTCTGGACAGGATGCCCCGGCAGATCGCCGAGAGATTCCCGGACGTGAATTTCGTGGTTTCCTATCCGCCGGAACCGGCCGCTGCCACCATGACGGTGGCCGGAAAGGCAGCCGAGGTTTCGCGGCTGGCGGGCCTTGTCAATCCTGAGCGGGTGATAGTTCACGCAGAGGATACTTCGCTGCAAGTTGTATTGCAGAAGCTTCTGGAAAAAGCGTCTCCGGGGCTTCATCTGTACTATCCATTACCGGACTCGATCACTCATGACCTCTTGGCCTCCGCAGTTCAGGTTACACCAGGAGTATTTGTCGTTCACGGTGATTACGGGGCGCTGGAAGAACCCGCTGTTCTCATGTGCAGTTCAGCGGGAGTCTTCGAGCAACCGGCGTCCGTGAAAGGGGCCCGGCTTGTTTTTGTGGTACTCAATCCGTCCCGGCTGGATTACGCACGGGAGCGGCTGGATGTACTCGCGGATATCGCCCGCTCGATCCGGTCATCGGAGGCAGTGGGACGCGCCATTGCGGCCGCCAATGCTGAAGAACTCATGGGTGCTCTGGGAATCACCGGGACGGCAGAAACCCTTTCAGGCTCCGGGCGGCAACTTCCCCCAGTGACGGCATCATGA
- a CDS encoding Na+/H+ antiporter subunit E — protein sequence MRLLGFTLACALIWVALEGDFQGSRFLMGLLIGIVLVTMEQSRLRRTNIWRKTFAAVYILFLFLFEIVYANWEQLKIVLAPKVKVEPHWIQYPMQLQSPHFQAMLAAMITLTPGTCSVDVDPGRRIIWVHALNAADAPATIARIHDRLEKPLLSLEET from the coding sequence ATGCGACTGCTCGGTTTCACGCTGGCTTGTGCGCTCATATGGGTTGCCCTGGAAGGGGATTTCCAGGGCAGCCGGTTCCTGATGGGACTTCTCATCGGAATCGTACTGGTGACAATGGAGCAGTCCCGTCTTCGGCGGACAAATATCTGGCGCAAGACCTTTGCGGCGGTTTATATACTGTTTCTATTTCTATTCGAGATCGTTTACGCCAACTGGGAACAACTCAAAATTGTACTGGCACCAAAGGTAAAGGTTGAGCCCCATTGGATTCAGTATCCCATGCAGCTCCAGAGTCCACACTTTCAGGCCATGCTGGCCGCCATGATCACGCTTACTCCCGGTACCTGCTCGGTGGATGTCGATCCGGGCCGCCGGATCATCTGGGTTCATGCACTGAATGCCGCTGATGCACCGGCCACCATCGCCCGTATTCACGACCGGCTGGAAAAGCCCCTGCTCAGCCTGGAGGAAACATGA
- a CDS encoding carboxylesterase/lipase family protein has protein sequence MGVIAETRTGKIKGIEQNGVNVFRGIPFAAPPVGKLRFQAPQHPAPWSGVRDATRFGPSAPQDTMPGMEVGPQSEDCLYLNVWTPAADNKCRPVMVWIHGGGFMGGSGSQEMYEATSLARSGDVTVVTINYRLGALGFLYPASLLGESFPSTPNAGILDQIAALEWVRDNIGNFGGDPGNVTIFGESAGGMSTAVLFGMERSKGLFHRAIPQSGAAHNVCQLEDARAVVERFLHEANVSPSQPQRLLELTPEEIRTAQRRTASLTVNHNVKDRLPLAGMVFVPVVDGKIISQQPLEAVRTGLSANVPLMIGTNLDEWAFFIQFTEVKKKNLDEAGLFKVLSKRLGDTTTMRAEQAVAVYRKGRPDSKPVDIYCAFESDRIFRIPAIRLAEAHAPHSAPTWKYLFTWASPMMGGLLKSCHALEIPFVFGNGDSQFGKLFTGGGEAAKPLTRTMQSAWLAFARTGNPASTDLPDWPSYDTTRRSTMEFGSRVRVVNDPLPEERRFWDGIL, from the coding sequence ATGGGCGTGATCGCCGAAACACGTACCGGCAAGATCAAGGGTATTGAGCAAAATGGAGTCAACGTATTCCGGGGAATCCCGTTTGCCGCGCCGCCTGTCGGGAAACTCCGCTTCCAGGCTCCGCAACACCCGGCACCCTGGAGTGGTGTCCGGGATGCCACCAGGTTCGGGCCGTCTGCCCCTCAGGACACCATGCCGGGCATGGAAGTAGGTCCCCAGAGTGAAGATTGCCTCTATCTGAACGTCTGGACCCCGGCTGCTGACAATAAGTGCCGGCCCGTGATGGTCTGGATTCATGGCGGCGGCTTCATGGGTGGTTCCGGTTCGCAAGAGATGTACGAGGCCACCAGTCTTGCCCGTTCAGGCGACGTGACAGTGGTGACAATCAATTACCGGCTTGGGGCACTGGGCTTTCTGTACCCAGCCTCCCTTCTCGGTGAATCATTTCCAAGCACCCCGAACGCCGGCATACTGGATCAGATCGCAGCGCTCGAATGGGTACGGGACAATATTGGCAACTTTGGCGGTGATCCCGGCAATGTCACAATTTTCGGCGAATCGGCTGGCGGCATGAGTACGGCTGTCCTGTTCGGCATGGAACGCTCAAAAGGCCTGTTCCATCGCGCTATACCGCAGAGCGGAGCCGCACATAACGTCTGCCAGCTGGAGGATGCCCGTGCCGTCGTTGAGCGTTTCCTTCATGAAGCGAATGTAAGCCCCTCGCAGCCGCAACGGCTTCTGGAACTCACACCCGAGGAAATACGGACGGCCCAGCGCAGGACTGCCAGCCTCACCGTCAATCATAATGTTAAAGACCGACTTCCACTCGCCGGCATGGTGTTTGTGCCAGTTGTGGATGGAAAGATCATTTCCCAGCAACCACTGGAGGCCGTCCGCACGGGGCTTTCAGCGAATGTGCCGCTGATGATTGGTACCAATCTGGATGAGTGGGCATTTTTCATACAATTCACCGAGGTGAAAAAGAAAAACCTGGACGAGGCGGGGCTCTTCAAGGTGCTTTCCAAGCGGCTTGGCGACACGACTACAATGCGGGCCGAGCAGGCGGTCGCCGTCTACCGGAAAGGACGGCCAGACTCCAAACCCGTTGATATCTACTGCGCCTTCGAGTCCGACCGCATCTTCCGGATTCCGGCCATCCGGCTGGCTGAAGCACATGCTCCCCATTCAGCCCCGACCTGGAAATACCTGTTCACATGGGCTTCGCCCATGATGGGCGGCCTGCTCAAGAGCTGTCATGCATTGGAAATTCCGTTCGTGTTCGGCAATGGCGACAGCCAGTTCGGCAAGCTGTTCACCGGCGGTGGAGAAGCGGCAAAACCGCTAACCCGCACCATGCAGTCCGCATGGCTCGCGTTTGCCCGGACAGGCAACCCGGCCTCAACGGATCTTCCGGACTGGCCGTCCTATGACACGACCCGCCGGTCCACGATGGAATTTGGCAGCAGGGTTCGCGTGGTTAACGACCCGCTTCCGGAGGAACGCCGCTTCTGGGACGGGATTCTGTAG
- a CDS encoding DUF4040 domain-containing protein: protein MPMIPDLTLSLLLIFSPALAGVLVIFVPGTGAIAHWLGAAASAVSVFCAIQLGLVGGSETVLAAQWVKALEIDISFRINPLTLSLAGMVAGIGAIILHYCGHYFAPGQKRDRVIATLSLFESAMLGVVLSDNLYLIFIFWELTGLCSFFLIATDSDKDPDAPLAAKQALLVTVGGGLPMLIGFIYLASMTGTASLAQLAANPPPPDIALVALAFILPGVLTKSAQFPFHFWLPGAMAAPTPISAYLHSATMVKAGVILLLFLYPVLGESWLWHTALIPLGAVTMLWGSFQALRQDDIKILMAWSTVAQLGLLVTAIGIGSPLSIRGAVMHLFAHAFFKAALFLVVGIVYHETHTRLLSKLGGMRTVMPLLAVACAACAASMAGAPPFAGFLSKEIILEAGFGSWGWARIVSLAAITLGSIGTVWYSARFYIGIFEGEQRSDDARHAHKPAVSFESGTVFLALLTVGIGFAAGWFGDTILNPAVTTLSRAEAAAGHLALWHGVNVPLITSITILSAGFLLHRRAGLKPLAGSGFGTDASVLFEQFQDGCKSVGSWLNRYLSAANPSWYFAAAIIAGFAGAIVGIPSYPYEFSMGELPIAAWMVIAVQALSIAGIFSVRSRLARALLLSAVGFSTAVLYRIFRAPDLVLTQVLVEILLTVFLVLSIRFLPRSTGTVWPRNPVAIPARTLLSLAAGAGAAAVALAMFAIPRDTRLADYFFRAAPEISQGNNIVNVIIVDVRGIDTLMEVMVIVVAVLGVAGLIRHRELPVEETPE, encoded by the coding sequence GTGCCGATGATTCCTGATCTCACGCTGTCTCTTCTCCTGATATTTTCACCTGCCTTGGCCGGTGTACTGGTTATTTTTGTCCCTGGCACGGGAGCAATCGCCCACTGGCTGGGAGCTGCGGCATCGGCTGTCTCGGTTTTCTGTGCGATTCAGCTGGGCCTTGTTGGAGGAAGCGAGACTGTTCTGGCCGCCCAGTGGGTCAAGGCGCTGGAAATCGACATTTCCTTCCGGATCAATCCACTCACTTTGAGCCTCGCCGGCATGGTGGCCGGTATCGGGGCCATCATTCTCCACTACTGCGGCCATTACTTTGCGCCCGGCCAGAAGCGCGACCGGGTCATCGCCACGCTTTCCCTGTTTGAGTCCGCAATGCTCGGTGTCGTGCTTTCCGACAATCTCTATCTCATCTTTATCTTCTGGGAACTGACAGGGCTCTGTTCTTTCTTCCTGATCGCTACCGATTCCGACAAGGATCCCGACGCCCCGCTTGCCGCAAAACAGGCATTACTGGTGACCGTAGGCGGCGGGCTTCCCATGCTGATCGGGTTCATCTACCTGGCATCCATGACGGGAACGGCGAGCCTCGCCCAGCTCGCGGCGAACCCTCCTCCACCGGACATAGCACTGGTAGCTCTTGCCTTCATCCTGCCCGGCGTGCTCACGAAGAGTGCCCAGTTCCCCTTCCATTTCTGGCTTCCCGGCGCGATGGCAGCCCCTACTCCTATTTCGGCTTACCTGCACTCGGCGACCATGGTGAAGGCTGGCGTGATTCTGCTGCTTTTCCTGTACCCGGTGTTGGGTGAATCGTGGCTCTGGCACACCGCGCTCATTCCTCTTGGAGCGGTAACCATGCTCTGGGGAAGTTTTCAGGCGCTCCGGCAGGATGACATCAAAATCCTCATGGCCTGGTCTACCGTGGCACAACTCGGCCTGCTGGTGACAGCTATTGGCATTGGCTCGCCGCTTTCAATTCGGGGTGCGGTAATGCATCTGTTTGCCCACGCCTTTTTTAAGGCAGCACTGTTTCTGGTAGTGGGCATTGTCTACCACGAAACCCATACACGGCTTTTATCCAAACTCGGCGGCATGCGTACCGTGATGCCATTACTGGCGGTAGCATGCGCGGCATGCGCGGCCTCCATGGCCGGTGCACCTCCATTCGCCGGGTTCCTTTCGAAGGAGATCATCCTGGAGGCCGGATTCGGATCCTGGGGTTGGGCCCGGATCGTGTCACTTGCAGCCATTACGCTGGGATCAATAGGTACTGTCTGGTATTCAGCCAGATTCTACATTGGGATATTCGAAGGCGAGCAGAGGAGCGACGACGCCCGTCACGCCCACAAACCGGCTGTTTCCTTTGAGAGCGGGACGGTTTTCCTCGCTCTTCTGACCGTTGGAATCGGATTTGCTGCCGGGTGGTTTGGCGATACGATCCTGAATCCGGCCGTTACGACACTAAGCAGGGCGGAAGCAGCCGCCGGACACCTTGCGCTATGGCATGGTGTTAATGTCCCGCTGATTACCTCCATCACCATTCTGTCGGCGGGTTTTCTCCTGCACCGAAGGGCAGGATTAAAACCGCTAGCAGGCTCCGGCTTTGGAACCGACGCCTCCGTCCTGTTCGAGCAGTTCCAGGACGGATGCAAATCCGTTGGCAGCTGGCTCAACCGCTACCTTTCAGCGGCCAATCCATCCTGGTATTTTGCAGCCGCCATCATTGCCGGGTTTGCCGGGGCCATCGTCGGCATTCCCTCCTATCCATACGAGTTTTCGATGGGAGAGCTGCCGATTGCCGCATGGATGGTAATCGCCGTACAAGCGTTGTCCATCGCCGGTATTTTCTCTGTCCGCAGCCGTCTGGCACGTGCGCTGCTACTTTCCGCTGTCGGTTTCAGCACAGCCGTCCTGTATCGCATTTTCCGCGCTCCGGATCTGGTGCTGACACAGGTGCTGGTTGAAATCCTGCTGACGGTGTTTCTTGTCCTGTCAATCCGGTTCTTGCCCCGAAGCACCGGCACGGTCTGGCCGCGCAATCCGGTGGCCATACCAGCCCGCACCCTCCTCTCTCTGGCTGCTGGAGCTGGAGCTGCCGCCGTGGCGCTGGCGATGTTCGCCATTCCCCGCGATACACGGCTGGCCGACTATTTCTTCCGTGCCGCTCCCGAAATCTCCCAGGGCAACAACATCGTTAACGTCATCATCGTTGATGTCCGCGGCATCGATACCCTGATGGAGGTCATGGTGATTGTGGTGGCAGTACTTGGTGTCGCGGGACTGATACGGCATCGGGAACTGCCAGTGGAGGAAACGCCCGAATGA